In Nicotiana tabacum cultivar K326 chromosome 17, ASM71507v2, whole genome shotgun sequence, one DNA window encodes the following:
- the LOC107766665 gene encoding heat shock factor protein HSF24-like — protein MSQRTVPAPFLTKTYQLVDDATTDDVVSWNESGTTFVVWKTAEFAKDLLPTYFKHNNFSSFVRQLNTYGFRKIVPDKWEFANQNFKRGQKELLTAIRRRKTVTPTPAGGKSVAPGTSASPDNSGEDLGSSSTSSPDSKNPGSVDTPGKSQFTDLSDENEKLKKDNQMLSSELAQAKKQCDELVAFLNQYVKVAPDMINRIMSQGTSGSSHGELVKEVIGAVKDLEEQGSNDDQDDDEKGDTLKLFGVLLKENKKKRGPDENADISGSHGKMTKTVDYNLPWMKLSSATGESSKICN, from the exons ATGTCGCAGAGGACAGTTCCGGCGCCGTTTCTGACGAAGACGTACCAATTGGTAGATGATGCGACCACCGACGACGTCGTATCTTGGAACGAGAGTGGCACTACTTTTGTAGTCTGGAAAACTGCTGAATTTGCAAAGGATTTGCTGCCCACTTACTTTAAGCACAACAATTTCTCCAGCTTCGTTCGTCAGCTTAACACCTAT GGCTTCCGAAAGATTGTGCCAGACAAATGGGAATTCGCCAACCAGAACTTCAAAAGAGGACAGAAGGAGCTCCTCACAGCAATACGCCGTCGGAAAACCGTGACACCGACCCCAGCTGGTGGAAAGTCCGTGGCTCCAGGCACATCAGCATCTCCGGACAATTCTGGGGAAGACTTAGGTTCAAGTTCCACCTCTTCCCCTGACTCGAAGAACCCGGGGTCTGTTGATACCCCGGGAAAGTCCCAATTCACAGACTTGTCGGACGAAAACGAGAAGCTAAAGAAAGACAACCAGATGCTGAGCTCTGAGCTCGCGCAGGCCAAAAAACAGTGTGACGAGCTAGTGGCTTTCTTGAATCAGTATGTGAAGGTTGCACCTGACATGATCAACCGTATCATGAGCCAAGGAACCTCAGGGTCCAGCCATGGGGAGTTGGTCAAGGAGGTAATTGGAGCTGTTAAAGATTTAGAAGAACAAGGTAGTAACGATGATCAAGATGATGACGAAAAGGGTGATACTCTGAAACTATTTGGTGTGTTACTGAAAGAGAACAAGAAAAAAAGGGGTCCAGACGAGAATGCTGATATTTCTGGGTCCCATGGGAAAATGACGAAAACTGTGGACTACAATTTGCCTTGGATGAAATTGTCTTCGGCCACTGGAGAGAGCAGCAAGATCTGCAACTGA